A genomic window from Sandaracinaceae bacterium includes:
- a CDS encoding medium chain dehydrogenase/reductase family protein: MRAVWIRKHGGPGVLEVRETEDPTPKAGEVRIAVKAAGLNFAEVSARQGIYPAAPKPPCVVGYEGSGVVDAVGEGVTELREGQRVMFLCRFGGHASMVCVPAHQAVPIPDAMGFEAAAAMPVNYLTAYQMLFRVRRIAPGDRVLIHAAAGGVGTAALQLCQTVDDVTTFGTASAAKHDHVRAQGCDHPIDYRSADYVEVIRGLTDGDGVDLVCDALGGEDWKKGYSLLRPGGMLICFGLANAQKAGKRSWIRVIGQVLKSPTFKPLAMMGDNAAVAGLDLGSLWDHTAMIHEGLERCVGYWERGEAKPHVHASFSFDEAAAAHAEIEEGKNVGKVVLTP; the protein is encoded by the coding sequence ATGCGAGCGGTGTGGATTCGAAAGCACGGGGGCCCTGGCGTCCTCGAGGTGCGCGAGACCGAGGATCCGACCCCGAAGGCGGGGGAGGTCCGGATCGCGGTGAAGGCGGCGGGGCTCAACTTCGCCGAGGTCAGCGCGCGTCAGGGGATCTACCCGGCCGCGCCCAAGCCGCCGTGCGTGGTGGGCTACGAGGGCAGCGGCGTCGTCGACGCGGTCGGCGAAGGCGTCACGGAGCTGCGCGAGGGGCAGCGCGTGATGTTCCTCTGCCGCTTCGGCGGTCACGCGAGCATGGTCTGCGTGCCCGCGCACCAGGCCGTGCCCATCCCCGACGCGATGGGCTTCGAGGCGGCGGCGGCGATGCCCGTCAACTACCTCACCGCCTACCAGATGCTCTTCCGCGTGCGGCGCATCGCGCCGGGCGATCGCGTGCTGATCCACGCCGCCGCGGGCGGGGTCGGCACCGCCGCGCTGCAGCTCTGTCAGACCGTCGACGACGTCACCACCTTCGGGACCGCGAGCGCGGCCAAGCACGACCACGTGCGGGCCCAGGGCTGCGATCACCCGATCGACTACCGCAGCGCCGACTACGTCGAGGTGATCCGAGGGCTCACGGACGGCGACGGCGTCGACCTCGTGTGCGACGCCCTCGGCGGCGAGGACTGGAAGAAGGGCTACTCGCTGCTGCGCCCGGGCGGCATGCTGATCTGCTTCGGCCTGGCCAACGCGCAGAAGGCCGGCAAGCGCAGCTGGATCCGCGTCATCGGGCAGGTGCTGAAGAGCCCGACCTTCAAGCCGCTCGCGATGATGGGCGACAACGCCGCCGTCGCGGGCCTGGATCTGGGCAGCCTCTGGGATCACACCGCGATGATCCACGAGGGGCTCGAGCGCTGCGTCGGCTACTGGGAGCGCGGCGAGGCCAAGCCCCACGTGCACGCGAGCTTCTCCTTCGACGAGGCGGCCGCCGCGCACGCCGAGATCGAGGAGGGCAAGAACGTCGGCAAGGTCGTGCTCACCCCCTGA
- a CDS encoding class I SAM-dependent methyltransferase, which yields MTYDAELYALVHDGAPGDVEFYLRVTEPGQRVLELGAGWGRISDALRKEGREVVALESDAGMRALAGSRHPEVDVRAGDMSRFSLEERFDRVLIPFTGLYCLESEAAVAACFAAARAHLVDGGALIFDAYAADAFHEESLPEDYPDDQLEEVAKVAHDGRALTVFEKSSWDREAQRMDATYVYVDDASGDVVHEGTIAHRYLLAAQVERLLEEAGLKLEASFGGFDGRPFGQGGSMIVIATR from the coding sequence ATGACCTACGACGCTGAGCTGTACGCGCTCGTGCACGACGGAGCCCCGGGGGACGTCGAGTTCTATCTTCGGGTGACGGAGCCCGGGCAGCGGGTGCTGGAGCTGGGCGCGGGCTGGGGCCGGATCTCGGACGCGCTCCGGAAGGAGGGGCGCGAGGTGGTCGCGCTCGAGAGCGACGCGGGGATGCGCGCGCTGGCGGGATCGCGGCACCCCGAGGTCGACGTGCGGGCGGGGGACATGTCCAGGTTCTCGCTCGAGGAGCGCTTCGACCGCGTCTTGATCCCGTTCACGGGCCTCTACTGCCTCGAGAGCGAGGCGGCGGTGGCCGCGTGCTTCGCCGCCGCGCGCGCGCACCTGGTGGACGGGGGCGCGCTCATCTTCGACGCCTACGCGGCCGACGCCTTCCACGAAGAGTCGCTGCCCGAGGACTACCCCGACGACCAGCTCGAGGAGGTGGCGAAGGTCGCCCACGACGGGCGCGCGCTGACCGTCTTCGAGAAGAGCAGCTGGGACCGCGAGGCGCAGCGCATGGACGCCACCTATGTGTACGTCGACGACGCGAGCGGCGACGTGGTGCACGAGGGCACGATCGCGCACCGCTATCTGCTCGCCGCGCAGGTGGAGCGCCTGCTCGAGGAGGCCGGGCTGAAGCTCGAGGCCTCGTTCGGCGGCTTCGACGGCCGGCCGTTCGGGCAGGGCGGATCGATGATCGTGATCGCGACGCGTTGA
- a CDS encoding metallopeptidase TldD-related protein: protein MSRTRTARLVELLQQEAHRAKDELKAPRQPRPYFVSYLLRDVDYHWISARFGTLYGQETRRSRRCFADVRLGSYRTDHVREGGLGDNTNKAESYGYSHLPIGSHADGLRHGLWMLTEARYREAAEDLLERRVESLHYRNPNEGLSAFERRNPVEHHHTPRFPTIDLDAWTKYVTAASAVGKREPGVYGCEVDFSVRHTTRYFVSTEGAVVVDRQPLWQLTAVLDLASEDGVTVPWNISHFGRSPRDLPPLASLRKEMRAAFQRMRAIAASETLRAYSGPVLLDPIPAGLLMHEALGHRLEGNRLLSSGEGQTFRDALGAQLLPEMISMYDDPTLTEHEGQSLVGHYTHDDEGLETRRAELVEQGVIRGYLTTRAGVAKRHRSNGHARNETFERPMSRMGVTVIEATAPIGDAELKRQLIEEVKARRLPFGIHVLSADSGETATKSYDFQAFLGNIRAANRVYPDGKEVPVRDVSFVGTPLNAVRGILAVGARREVDNSYCGAESGAVPVSTISPSLLVESLELQSSARQPHAPHTYSIPWA from the coding sequence ATGAGCAGAACCCGCACCGCACGCCTCGTCGAGCTCCTGCAGCAAGAGGCGCACCGCGCGAAGGACGAGTTGAAGGCGCCTCGGCAGCCCCGCCCGTACTTCGTCAGCTACCTCCTCCGCGACGTCGACTACCACTGGATCAGCGCCCGCTTCGGCACGCTCTACGGCCAGGAGACCCGCCGCTCTCGGCGCTGCTTCGCGGACGTGCGCCTCGGGAGCTACCGCACCGATCACGTGCGCGAGGGCGGGCTCGGGGACAACACGAACAAGGCCGAGAGCTACGGCTACTCGCATCTGCCCATCGGCAGCCACGCCGACGGGCTGCGCCACGGGCTCTGGATGCTCACCGAGGCGCGCTACCGGGAGGCCGCCGAGGACCTGCTCGAGCGCCGCGTGGAGTCGCTGCACTATCGCAACCCGAACGAGGGCCTCTCCGCCTTCGAGCGGCGGAACCCGGTGGAGCACCACCACACGCCTCGCTTCCCGACCATCGACCTCGACGCGTGGACCAAGTACGTCACCGCCGCGAGCGCGGTCGGCAAGCGCGAGCCCGGCGTCTACGGCTGCGAGGTCGACTTCTCGGTCCGCCACACGACGCGCTACTTCGTCAGCACGGAGGGCGCGGTGGTCGTCGATCGCCAGCCCCTCTGGCAGCTGACCGCGGTGCTCGACCTGGCCTCCGAGGACGGAGTGACGGTCCCGTGGAACATCTCGCACTTCGGGCGCTCGCCCAGGGATCTGCCTCCGCTGGCCTCGCTCCGGAAGGAGATGCGCGCCGCGTTCCAGCGCATGCGCGCCATCGCCGCGTCCGAGACGCTGCGCGCGTACTCGGGGCCGGTCCTGCTCGATCCGATCCCGGCCGGCCTCCTGATGCACGAGGCGCTCGGCCACCGGCTCGAGGGCAACCGGCTGCTCTCCTCGGGCGAAGGACAGACGTTCCGCGACGCGCTCGGCGCGCAGCTCCTGCCCGAGATGATCTCGATGTACGACGACCCGACGCTCACCGAGCACGAGGGGCAGTCGCTGGTCGGGCACTACACCCACGACGACGAGGGCCTCGAGACGCGGCGCGCGGAGCTCGTCGAGCAGGGCGTGATCCGCGGCTACCTGACGACGCGCGCGGGCGTCGCCAAGCGTCACCGCAGCAACGGCCACGCCCGCAACGAGACGTTCGAGCGACCCATGAGCCGCATGGGCGTGACGGTCATCGAGGCCACGGCCCCCATCGGCGACGCGGAGCTCAAGCGACAGCTCATCGAAGAGGTGAAGGCGCGGCGGCTGCCCTTCGGCATCCACGTGCTCAGCGCCGACAGCGGAGAGACGGCGACCAAGAGCTACGACTTCCAGGCCTTCCTCGGCAACATCCGCGCGGCCAACCGCGTCTACCCGGACGGCAAGGAGGTGCCGGTGCGCGACGTCAGCTTCGTCGGCACGCCGCTGAACGCGGTGCGCGGCATCCTCGCGGTGGGCGCCCGTCGGGAGGTCGACAACAGCTACTGCGGCGCGGAGAGCGGCGCGGTGCCGGTGTCCACGATCTCGCCTTCGCTCCTGGTCGAGAGCCTCGAGCTGCAGTCGAGCGCGCGTCAGCCGCACGCGCCGCACACGTACTCGATCCCCTGGGCCTGA